The proteins below come from a single Haemorhous mexicanus isolate bHaeMex1 chromosome 20, bHaeMex1.pri, whole genome shotgun sequence genomic window:
- the TTYH2 gene encoding protein tweety homolog 2 isoform X2 encodes MGPARAGYLAPWWAAWLHGLPHRGPRLQPVPSTFRPQDPDYQQSLLVLGLVAAVCLGLNLLFLTVYLICLCCCKRDQDPESKRPHSCCVTWMAVTAGLICCAAVGIGFYGNSETNDGVFQLLYALDHANQTLTGIDSLVASTTLQMQGALEQHLARLNELLASRGDYVQTLKFTQQLAGSIVLQLQGLPAWQGVSAELTELSGQVAYVEYYRWLAYLLFFILVLTVCLLACLGLAKHSRCLLLLMLCCGLLMLVLSWASMAVDTAAAVGTSDFCVAPDKFIMNQTDDEISAEVVHYYLYCDQSLSSPFQQALTVFQRSLTTMQIQIQGLIQYALPVFPTAEKDLLGVQQLLNSSETSLHQLTALLDCRGLHKDYLDGLIGICYDGLEGLLYLGLFSLLAAAAFSTVICAAPRAWQQLAGRERDYDDMDEEDPFNPAARRMAAHRPPRGQLRSFCSYSSSLGSQSSLQPPAQTVSNAPVSEYMNQAVLFGGNPRYENVPLIGRGSPPPTYSPSMRATYLAVTDEHVRHRGDFPA; translated from the exons ATGGGGCCCGCCCGCGCCGGTTACCTGGCGCCCTGGTGGGCGGCCTGGCTGCACGGGCTCCCGCACCGCGGCCCGCGCCTGCAGCCCGTGCCCAGCACCTTCCGCCCGCAGGACCCCGACTACCAGCAG TCGCTGCTTGTCCTGGGCTTGGTGGCCGCCGTGTGCCTCGGCCTgaacctcctcttcctcaccgTGTACCTgatctgcctgtgctgctgcaagaGGGACCAGGACCCCGAGAGCAAGCGACCCCACTCGTGTTGTGTCACCTGGATGGCCGTCACCGCCGGGCTCATCTGCTG TGCCGCCGTTGGCATCGGCTTCTACGGGAACAGCGAGACCAACGACGGCGTTTTCCAGCTGCTCTATGCCCTGGACCACGCCAACCAGACCCTCACTGGCATCGACTCCCTG GTTGCCAGCACCACGCTGCAGATGCAGGGAGCgctggagcagcacctggcacGGCTGAACGAGCTGCTGGCCTCGCGGGGGGATTACGTGCAGACCCTCAAGTTCACCCAGCAGCTGGCTGGCAGCAttgtcctgcagctccaggggctgccagcctggcagggggtCAGCGCTGAGCTCACCGAGCTGTCGGGACAGGTGGCCTATGTCGAGTATTACAG GTGGTTGGCTTACCTGCTCTTCTTCATCCTCGTCCTCACCGTCTGCCTGCTggcctgcctggggctggccaAGCACTCCcgctgcctcctgctcct GATGCTGTGCTGTGGGCTGCTCATGCTGGTCCTCAGCTGGGCCTCCATGGCCGTGGACACGGCGGCTGCGGTG ggcaCCAGCGACTTCTGCGTGGCCCCGGACAAGTTCATCATGAACCAGACAGATGATGAGATCAGCGCAG AGGTGGTTCATTATTACCTGTACTGTGACCAGAGCCTGAGCAGCCCCTTCCAGCAG GCCCTCACCGTGTTCCAGCGCTCGCTGACCACCATGCAGATCCAGATCCAGGGGCTCATCCAGTATGCACTGCCCGTCTTCCCCACAGCTGAG AAAGACCTGCTGGGggtccagcagctcctcaaCTCCTCGGAGACCAGCCTGCACCAGCTGACGGCCCTGCTGGACTGCCGGGGGCTGCACAAG GATTACCTGGACGGCCTCATCGGGATCTGCTACGAcggcctggaggggctgctcTACCTGGGGCTCTTCTCCCTGCTGGCGGCCGCCGCCTTCTCCACGGTGATCTGCGCGGCCCCGCGcgcctggcagcagctggccgGGCG GGAGCGGGACTACGACGACATGGACGAGGAGGACCCGTTCAACCCCGCGGCGCGGCGCATGGCCGCGCACCGCCCGCCGCGGGGGCAGCTGCGCAGCTTCTGCAGctacagcagcagcctgggcagccagagcagcctgcagcCCCCGGCGCAGACCGTGTCCAACGCCCCCGTCTCCGAGTACAT GAACCAGGCCGTGCTCTTCGGAGGGAACCCCCGCTATGAGAACGTGCCCCTCATCGGGAGGGGGTCTCCTCCCCCCACG TACTCCCCGAGCATGAGAGCCACGTACCTGGCGGTCACCGATGAGCACGTCCGGCACCGCGGCGACTTCCCAGCCTAG
- the DNAI2 gene encoding dynein axonemal intermediate chain 2 produces MEIKYEYSRKRSEFGRPCSFSDLLAEVTVDIPPDPTLADDFIPQDPVDFGVQEGPVLAVHEVNTERAQVSIRGVNHVEGGWPKHVDPKNPELTTRYREEVEREEVYTKTVQRLGFVMEHFIRQNNSIDIYEEYFEEEEEEEEEEEHPSAKTINVIRDPNTPRRMATHLSWHPDGNRAVAVAYCSLDFQDSRKELNSDSYVWDLEKPYAPELTLKPSSPVVTLEYNSKDWHHVLGGCYNGQIVYWDTRKGGLPMEMTPVEFSHRDPVYGAYWLPSRTGTECFSGSTDGQVLWWDIRKMSQPSERLVLDISRQDQLKDALGAISLDFAPILPTKFLVGTEQGIIISCNRDSKTPPEKIANIFRSHIGAVYRVTRNPFFPKVFVSVGDWTARIWTEELMDSSSIMETKYHSSYLLDVCWSPVKPAVFFTARSDGVLDIWDFLFHQKEPSLSLKVSNDPLLSLCSQDNGRILGCGTKQGNVSLLEISPGLCTIRKNEKTLTSTMFEREARREKVLQDKYRERLLREQERLRAQPEEQENALETFKQAQADFLSSIKAERRRRGLEVPGEDEEGEAAEQEQSREEE; encoded by the exons aTGGAGATCAAGTACGAGTACTCACGGAAGCGCAGCGAGTTCGGCCGGCCCTGCAGCTTCTCAGACCTGCTGGCCGAGGTCACCGTGGACATCCCGCCCGACCCCACCCTGGCCGATGACTTCATCCCCCAGGACCCCGTGGActttggggtgcaggagggTCCTGTCCTGGCCGTGCACGAG GTGAACACAGAGCGGGCACAGGTCTCCATCCGGGGTGTGAACCACGTGGAGGGCGGCTGGCCCAAGCACGTGGACCCCAAGAACCCGGAGCTGACCACCCGCTACCgggaggaggtggagagggAAGAGGTCTACACCAAGACTGTCCAGCGCCTCGGCTTC gtgATGGAGCACTTCATCAGGCAGAACAACTCCATCGACATCTACGAGGAATACtttgaggaggaagaggaggaagaggaggaggaggagcatcCCTCAGCCAAAACCATCAATGTCATCAG GGACCCCAACACGCCCAGGAGGATGGCCACGCACctctcctggcaccccgacgGCAACCGGGCCGTGGCCGTGGCTTATTGCAGCCTGGActtccaggacagcaggaaggagctgaaCTCTGATTCCTACGTCTGGGATCTGG AAAAACCCTACGCCCCAGAGCTCACCCTGAAGCCCTCGTCCCCTGTGGTGACCCTGGAGTACAATTCCAAGGACTGGCATCACGTGCTGGGAGGCTGCTACAACGGGCAGATAG tgtATTGGGACACCAGGAAAGGGGGGCTGCCCATGGAGATGACCCCTGTGGAGTTCAGCCACAGGGACCCCGTGTACGGAGCGTACTGGCTGCCCTCCCGAACGGGCACCGAGTGCTTCTCGGGCTCCACCGACGGGcag GTCCTGTGGTGGGACATCCGCAAGATGTCACAGCCCAGCGAGAGACTGGTCCTGGACATCAGCCGGCAAGATCAGCTGAAGGACGCTCTGGGTGCCATCTCCCTGGACTTTGCACCCATCCTG cccaccaaGTTCCtggtgggcacagagcagggcatcATCATCTCCTGCAATCGTGACTCCAAGACACCGCCCGAGAAAATCGCCAACATCTTCAGAAGCCACATTGGGGCTGTCTACAGGGTGACCAGGAACCCCTTCTTCCCCAAAGTCTTCGTGTCAGTCGGTGACTGGACTGCCCGGATCTGGACGGAGGAGCTCATGGATTCATCCTCAATTATGGAGACCAA gTACCACAGCTCCTACCTGCTGGACGTGTGCTGGAGCCCTGTGAAGCCGGCCGTGTTCTTCACCGCCAGGTCGGACGGGGTCCTGGACATCTGGGACTTCCTCTTCCACCAGAAGGAACCTTCCCTCAGCCTCAAG gtgtccaaCGATCccctgctcagcctgtgctCGCAGGACAACGGGCGCATCCTCGGCTGTGGCACCAAGCAGGGCAATGTCTCCCTCCTGGAGAtctccccagggctctgcaccatCCGGAAGAACGAGAAGACCCTGACCTCCACA ATGTTCGAGCGGGAGGCGAGGCGGGAGAAGGTGCTGCAGGACAAGTACCGGGAGCGGCTGCTGCGGGAGCAGGAGCGCCTGCGGGCCcagccagaggagcaggagaacGCCCTGGAGACGTTCAAGCAGGCCCAAGCAGATTTCCTCTCCAGCATCAAGGCGGAGCGGCGGAGGAGGGGTCTGGAAGTGCCTGGAGAG GATGAAGAGggggaggcagctgagcaggagcaaaGCCGGGAGGAAGAGTAG
- the TTYH2 gene encoding protein tweety homolog 2 isoform X1 translates to MGPARAGYLAPWWAAWLHGLPHRGPRLQPVPSTFRPQDPDYQQSLLVLGLVAAVCLGLNLLFLTVYLICLCCCKRDQDPESKRPHSCCVTWMAVTAGLICCAAVGIGFYGNSETNDGVFQLLYALDHANQTLTGIDSLVASTTLQMQGALEQHLARLNELLASRGDYVQTLKFTQQLAGSIVLQLQGLPAWQGVSAELTELSGQVAYVEYYRWLAYLLFFILVLTVCLLACLGLAKHSRCLLLLMLCCGLLMLVLSWASMAVDTAAAVGTSDFCVAPDKFIMNQTDDEISAEVVHYYLYCDQSLSSPFQQALTVFQRSLTTMQIQIQGLIQYALPVFPTAEKDLLGVQQLLNSSETSLHQLTALLDCRGLHKDYLDGLIGICYDGLEGLLYLGLFSLLAAAAFSTVICAAPRAWQQLAGRERDYDDMDEEDPFNPAARRMAAHRPPRGQLRSFCSYSSSLGSQSSLQPPAQTVSNAPVSEYMNQAVLFGGNPRYENVPLIGRGSPPPTQCNPSQPGYGSRNAAVAGILSLSSREDFFHQYSPSMRATYLAVTDEHVRHRGDFPA, encoded by the exons ATGGGGCCCGCCCGCGCCGGTTACCTGGCGCCCTGGTGGGCGGCCTGGCTGCACGGGCTCCCGCACCGCGGCCCGCGCCTGCAGCCCGTGCCCAGCACCTTCCGCCCGCAGGACCCCGACTACCAGCAG TCGCTGCTTGTCCTGGGCTTGGTGGCCGCCGTGTGCCTCGGCCTgaacctcctcttcctcaccgTGTACCTgatctgcctgtgctgctgcaagaGGGACCAGGACCCCGAGAGCAAGCGACCCCACTCGTGTTGTGTCACCTGGATGGCCGTCACCGCCGGGCTCATCTGCTG TGCCGCCGTTGGCATCGGCTTCTACGGGAACAGCGAGACCAACGACGGCGTTTTCCAGCTGCTCTATGCCCTGGACCACGCCAACCAGACCCTCACTGGCATCGACTCCCTG GTTGCCAGCACCACGCTGCAGATGCAGGGAGCgctggagcagcacctggcacGGCTGAACGAGCTGCTGGCCTCGCGGGGGGATTACGTGCAGACCCTCAAGTTCACCCAGCAGCTGGCTGGCAGCAttgtcctgcagctccaggggctgccagcctggcagggggtCAGCGCTGAGCTCACCGAGCTGTCGGGACAGGTGGCCTATGTCGAGTATTACAG GTGGTTGGCTTACCTGCTCTTCTTCATCCTCGTCCTCACCGTCTGCCTGCTggcctgcctggggctggccaAGCACTCCcgctgcctcctgctcct GATGCTGTGCTGTGGGCTGCTCATGCTGGTCCTCAGCTGGGCCTCCATGGCCGTGGACACGGCGGCTGCGGTG ggcaCCAGCGACTTCTGCGTGGCCCCGGACAAGTTCATCATGAACCAGACAGATGATGAGATCAGCGCAG AGGTGGTTCATTATTACCTGTACTGTGACCAGAGCCTGAGCAGCCCCTTCCAGCAG GCCCTCACCGTGTTCCAGCGCTCGCTGACCACCATGCAGATCCAGATCCAGGGGCTCATCCAGTATGCACTGCCCGTCTTCCCCACAGCTGAG AAAGACCTGCTGGGggtccagcagctcctcaaCTCCTCGGAGACCAGCCTGCACCAGCTGACGGCCCTGCTGGACTGCCGGGGGCTGCACAAG GATTACCTGGACGGCCTCATCGGGATCTGCTACGAcggcctggaggggctgctcTACCTGGGGCTCTTCTCCCTGCTGGCGGCCGCCGCCTTCTCCACGGTGATCTGCGCGGCCCCGCGcgcctggcagcagctggccgGGCG GGAGCGGGACTACGACGACATGGACGAGGAGGACCCGTTCAACCCCGCGGCGCGGCGCATGGCCGCGCACCGCCCGCCGCGGGGGCAGCTGCGCAGCTTCTGCAGctacagcagcagcctgggcagccagagcagcctgcagcCCCCGGCGCAGACCGTGTCCAACGCCCCCGTCTCCGAGTACAT GAACCAGGCCGTGCTCTTCGGAGGGAACCCCCGCTATGAGAACGTGCCCCTCATCGGGAGGGGGTCTCCTCCCCCCACG cagtgcaacccctcccagccaggatATGGCTCCAGGAATGCTGCCGTAGCAGGAATACTGTCACTCTCCTCCAGGGAGGATTTTTTCCATCAG TACTCCCCGAGCATGAGAGCCACGTACCTGGCGGTCACCGATGAGCACGTCCGGCACCGCGGCGACTTCCCAGCCTAG
- the RPL38 gene encoding large ribosomal subunit protein eL38 has translation MPRKIEEIKDFLLTARRKDAKSVKIKKNKDNVKFKVRCSRYLYTLVITDKEKAEKLKQSLPPGLAVKELK, from the exons ATG CCTCGCAAGATTGAGGAGATCAAGGACTTCCTGCTGACGGCGCGGCGGAAGGACGCCAAGT CCGTCAAGATCAAGAAGAACAAGGACAATGTGAAGTTCAAGGTGCGCTGCAGCCGGTACCTCTACACCCTGGTCATCACCGATaaggagaaggcagagaagcTGAAGCAGTCCCTGCCCCCAG gTCTGGCTGTGAAGGAGCTGAAGTGA